In Miscanthus floridulus cultivar M001 chromosome 5, ASM1932011v1, whole genome shotgun sequence, one genomic interval encodes:
- the LOC136450051 gene encoding thiamine thiazole synthase 1, chloroplastic, whose translation MATTAASSLLKSSFAGSRLPAATRAPSSVVVATGSRTAAGPICASISSSNPPYDLTSFKFSPIKESIVSREMTRRYMTDMITYADTDVVIVGAGSAGLSCAYELSKDPTVSIAIVEQSVSPGGGAWLGGQLFSAMVVRKPAHLFLDELGVAYDEAEDYVVIKHAALFTSTIMSALLARPNVKLFNAVAVEDLIVKGGRVGGVVTNWALVSMNHDTQSCMDPNVMEAKVVVSSCGHDGPFGATGVKRLQDIGMISAVPGMKALDMNTAEDEIVRLTREVVPGMIVTGMEVAEIDGAPRMGPTFGAMMISGQKAAHLALKALGRPNAVDGTIPKVSPALREEFVIASKDDEVVDA comes from the exons atggccaccaccgcggCGTCTAGCCTCCTCAAGTCCTCCTTCGCGGGCTCCCGGCTCCCGGCCGCCACGCGCGCCCCATCGTCCGTCGTCGTTGCCACCGGCTCGCGCACCGCCGCCGGCCCCATCTGCGCGTCCATCTCCTCCTCCAACCCGCCGTACGACCTGACGTCCTTCAAATTCAGCCCCATCAAGGAGTCCATCGTGTCCCGCGAGATGACCCGTCGCTACATGACGGACATGATCACCTACGCCGACACCGACGTGGTCATCGTGGGCGCGGGATCCGCGGGGCTCTCCTGCGCGTACGAGCTGTCCAAGGACCCCACGGTGAGCATCGCCATCGTGGAGCAGTCGGTGTCCCCGGGCGGCGGCGCGTGGCTGGGCGGGCAGCTGTTCTCGGCCATGGTGGTGCGCAAGCCGGCGCACCTGTTCCTGGACGAGCTGGGCGTCGCCTACGACGAGGCCGAGGACTACGTGGTGATCAAGCACGCGGCGCTCTTCACGTCCACCATCATGAGCGCGCTCCTGGCGCGGCCCAACGTGAAGCTGTTCAACGCCGTGGCCGTGGAGGACCTGATCGTCAAGGGAGGGCGCGTCGGTGGCGTGGTCACCAACTGGGCGCTGGTGTCCATGAACCACGACACGCAGTCGTGCATGGACCCCAACGTGATGGAGGCCAAGGTGGTGGTCAGCTCCTGCGGCCACGACGGGCCCTTCGGGGCCACGGGCGTCAAGAGGCTCCAGGACATCGGCATGATCAGCGCCGTGCCCGGGATGAAGGCGCTCGACATGAACACCGCCGAGGACGAGATCGTGCGCCTCACGCGCGAGGTCGTGCCCGGCATGATCGTCACCGGAATGGAGGTCGCCGAGATTGACGGCGCGCCGAGGATG GGCCCGACGTTCGGCGCCATGATGATCTCCGGGCAGAAGGCGGCGCACCTGGCGCTGAAGGCGCTGGGCAGGCCCAACGCCGTGGACGGGACCATCCCCAAGGTGTCGCCGGCGTTGCGCGAGGAGTTCGTGATTGCGTCCAAGGACGACGAGGTCGTGGACGCCTGA